AGCCCCCAGCAGCCCATTTACTGGGGGCTCGGCGGCACTCGACCCCAGCCACCCTTTATGGAAGCCCAGTTTTGAAACAGCCTCTAAGGAAGCCAGGAAACCAGGAATGATGAGTTGGAACGCCGATGCAGGCGAATAAAAATTTCCATTGCTTCTCTCTGCCTTTTTCCTGCTTTCCTGGCTTCCTTATAAAATCTGCTACTCTGCGTCTCCGCGTCTCCGCGTCTCCGCGGTTAAACTAGATCCATGAAATTCGCCCAAGCCTACACACCCGGGAAGCTGGCCCTGTCGTTCGAGTTGTTTCCGCCCAAAACGCTGGCGGGCGAGGAAGCCCTGTGGCGAAATCTGGAAGAATTAATGGCCTTTCGGCCCAGCCTGGTCACGTGCACGTATGGAGCCGGCGGCAGCACGCGCGATAAAACGCTGGAAATTGTCAGCCAGGTGCGCCGCCGCCATGGTTGCTCGGTGGCTTCGCACTTAACCTGCGTGGCCGCAACCGTCGAGCAATTGCGGTCGTATTTGCAAGCGGCCAGTCAGCAGGGAATCGAAAACATTGTGGCGCTGCGTGGCGACCCGCCTCGAGGCGAAACTACCTTCCAGCCGGTGGCCGGCGGTTTGCGCTACGCCAACGAATTGGTGGCGCTCATTCGCCGTGAATTCCCGCAATTTGGCATCGCCGTGGCCGGCTATCCGGAAACACACCAGGAAGCATCCAGCCCGGAAGTCGATTTACAAAATCTGCACCGCAAAGTGGCGGCCGGGGGCGAAGTGGTCATTACGCAAGTGTTTTACGATAACGCCGATTTCTTCCGCTTCCGCAAAGCGTACCAGACACTGGGCATTGCCGCGCCGCTGGTGCCCGGCATTTTGCCAATTACCAATTTGGCGCAAGTGCAGCGAATTACCTCGCTCTGCAAGGCCCGGTTGCCCGATGATTTGCTCGCCCGATTGGCCGCGGCCGGCGAAGATG
This is a stretch of genomic DNA from Pirellulales bacterium. It encodes these proteins:
- the metF gene encoding methylenetetrahydrofolate reductase [NAD(P)H]; this translates as MKFAQAYTPGKLALSFELFPPKTLAGEEALWRNLEELMAFRPSLVTCTYGAGGSTRDKTLEIVSQVRRRHGCSVASHLTCVAATVEQLRSYLQAASQQGIENIVALRGDPPRGETTFQPVAGGLRYANELVALIRREFPQFGIAVAGYPETHQEASSPEVDLQNLHRKVAAGGEVVITQVFYDNADFFRFRKAYQTLGIAAPLVPGILPITNLAQVQRITSLCKARLPDDLLARLAAAGEDEAAQFEIGVEHATAQVKELLAADVPGIHFYVLNKSPATVRVLQAVRG